One segment of Halomonas sp. TD01 DNA contains the following:
- the asd gene encoding archaetidylserine decarboxylase (Phosphatidylserine decarboxylase is synthesized as a single chain precursor. Generation of the pyruvoyl active site from a Ser is coupled to cleavage of a Gly-Ser bond between the larger (beta) and smaller (alpha chains). It is an integral membrane protein.), translating into MTLSQKAFSLIQYPLPHHALSRLTGKLAQCDATSVKDKLIKAFIKRFDVDMSQALEPDPTAYTTFNDFFTRALKDGARPLGEGLLSPADGTLSQFGRLQAGQLVQAKGHTFSAQTLLGGDSALAEEFMGGSFATVYLSPRDYHRVHMPATGTLREMIYVPGRLFSVNQATANYVPGLFARNERLVCIFDTEHGPMAMVLVGAMIVAAIETVWAGQVTPLSGHPQRMRFGQPITLERGAEMGRFKLGSTVVMCFAKPVAFEDNPLGAKVHMGQTLGAP; encoded by the coding sequence GTGACCCTTTCCCAAAAAGCATTTTCCCTCATTCAGTATCCACTTCCTCACCATGCGCTTTCGCGCTTAACAGGTAAGCTCGCTCAGTGCGACGCCACCTCGGTGAAGGACAAATTAATTAAGGCGTTTATCAAACGTTTTGACGTGGATATGAGCCAAGCGCTGGAGCCAGACCCCACCGCTTATACAACTTTCAACGACTTCTTTACCCGCGCGCTGAAAGACGGTGCTCGCCCATTGGGCGAGGGCCTGCTAAGCCCTGCTGATGGCACCTTGTCACAATTCGGTCGTTTACAGGCAGGTCAGTTAGTACAAGCGAAGGGCCACACATTTTCTGCCCAAACCCTGTTAGGTGGCGACAGCGCGCTAGCTGAAGAGTTTATGGGCGGCAGTTTTGCGACGGTTTACCTCTCCCCTCGCGATTATCACCGCGTACATATGCCGGCCACGGGCACATTACGCGAGATGATCTACGTGCCAGGGCGACTCTTTTCGGTCAACCAAGCAACCGCTAACTACGTGCCAGGGCTGTTTGCTCGTAACGAGCGTTTGGTTTGCATTTTTGATACCGAGCACGGCCCAATGGCCATGGTATTGGTAGGTGCGATGATTGTCGCGGCTATTGAGACTGTCTGGGCAGGCCAGGTGACACCGCTTTCAGGCCACCCCCAGCGCATGCGTTTCGGGCAGCCAATCACGCTTGAAAGAGGAGCTGAAATGGGCCGCTTCAAGCTTGGTTCAACAGTGGTAATGTGCTTCGCCAAGCCGGTGGCTTTTGAAGATAATCCGTTAGGTGCCAAGGTGCATATGGGCCAGACCCTAGGCGCGCCTTAA
- a CDS encoding sulfurtransferase, translating into MSNVSHSSETNLLPLIVEPEQLQEHLDDPQLLIIDVPANGDSYRHGHVPGAIYLDFRYLMRGEGPVPNDVPSTEFLSRLFSALGLTRDTHVIAYDDEGGGWAARLLWTLELIGHTRYSYLNGGIHAWRDSGLEESSEPTPPTPSEYRAEILNPHALITCDEIKQKLEDKQFAVWDARSKGEFDGEKGNNKHLGHIPGAVNMDWLDAMDRNRALRIRDYAELMTELGALGLTPEMEIATHCQSHHRSSFTWLVGKALGFNIRGYAGSWGEWGNRNDTPIEK; encoded by the coding sequence ATGAGCAACGTTAGCCATTCATCGGAAACTAATCTATTACCGCTGATTGTTGAGCCCGAGCAGCTTCAAGAGCACCTGGATGATCCGCAATTGCTGATTATCGATGTACCAGCGAATGGCGATAGCTATCGCCACGGCCATGTACCAGGTGCCATTTACCTTGATTTTCGCTACCTAATGCGTGGCGAAGGACCGGTACCCAATGACGTGCCCAGCACTGAGTTCCTCTCACGGCTGTTCAGCGCACTTGGCCTAACACGAGATACTCACGTCATCGCTTACGACGATGAAGGCGGAGGCTGGGCAGCGCGACTGCTATGGACGCTGGAGCTAATCGGTCACACCCGTTACTCCTATTTGAATGGCGGCATCCATGCATGGAGAGACTCCGGCTTGGAAGAAAGCTCCGAACCTACCCCCCCAACACCAAGTGAGTACCGAGCGGAGATCTTAAACCCGCATGCCTTAATCACCTGCGACGAAATCAAACAAAAGCTCGAGGATAAACAGTTCGCCGTGTGGGATGCCCGTTCTAAAGGCGAGTTTGATGGTGAAAAGGGCAATAACAAGCACCTTGGCCATATCCCCGGTGCAGTCAACATGGATTGGCTTGACGCCATGGATCGCAACCGCGCACTTCGCATCCGCGATTATGCTGAGCTAATGACCGAACTAGGCGCGCTCGGCCTAACGCCCGAAATGGAAATTGCCACTCATTGCCAAAGCCATCACCGCAGCAGCTTCACGTGGTTAGTCGGCAAAGCGTTGGGCTTTAATATACGTGGCTATGCGGGTTCTTGGGGCGAATGGGGCAACCGCAACGACACACCGATTGAGAAGTGA
- the rsgA gene encoding small ribosomal subunit biogenesis GTPase RsgA, which translates to MSKRKLSRQQQWRVDKVQAERAQRAEKRDVKDAEKLAAGEYGAEQPGRVMAHFGRTLEVRDADGTPVRCHLRANLDGLVTGDRVIWRAGQDGSGVVVAREERDSVLKRPDPRGQLKPVAANIDQLLIVFAVEPAPHPNLIDRYLVAAEATGIAPVLVLNKTDLLPEDGGKLGQLLERYRSLGYTVVRTTTANEAGLDELRQQLEGRTSVFVGQSGVGKSSLIDLLLPDETLRIGALSEDSRKGTHTTTTARLYAMSSDEVTDGELIDSPGIREFGLIHLDEQEVTDGFIEFHPFIGHCRFRDCRHRNEPGCALLEAVEAGKIHPERFASYRRILDSLNA; encoded by the coding sequence ATGAGCAAACGTAAATTAAGTCGCCAACAACAGTGGCGAGTCGATAAAGTCCAAGCGGAACGTGCACAACGTGCTGAAAAGCGTGATGTGAAAGACGCTGAAAAACTTGCCGCTGGCGAATATGGTGCCGAACAACCGGGCCGAGTCATGGCTCACTTCGGGCGAACATTAGAAGTGCGTGATGCCGATGGTACGCCCGTACGCTGCCACCTTCGTGCGAACCTGGATGGCTTAGTCACCGGCGACCGGGTGATTTGGCGGGCAGGCCAAGATGGTTCCGGCGTCGTCGTGGCCCGAGAGGAGCGCGACAGTGTGCTTAAGCGCCCAGATCCACGGGGCCAGCTAAAACCAGTGGCGGCCAACATTGATCAATTACTGATCGTCTTTGCGGTAGAGCCCGCCCCGCACCCTAACCTGATTGACCGATATCTAGTTGCTGCCGAAGCCACAGGCATTGCCCCCGTGCTGGTGCTCAACAAAACCGACCTGCTGCCAGAAGATGGTGGCAAGCTGGGACAATTGCTTGAACGCTACCGATCTCTGGGCTACACCGTGGTTCGCACCACCACTGCCAATGAAGCTGGCTTAGATGAATTGCGCCAGCAACTTGAAGGGCGAACATCGGTGTTTGTCGGCCAGAGTGGCGTTGGCAAATCATCACTGATTGATCTGCTGCTACCCGACGAAACCTTGCGCATTGGCGCGCTGTCAGAAGATTCGCGCAAAGGCACTCACACCACCACCACCGCTCGGCTTTATGCAATGAGTAGTGATGAAGTGACTGACGGCGAGCTCATTGACTCCCCTGGTATTCGCGAGTTTGGTTTGATCCATCTTGATGAACAGGAAGTTACCGATGGATTTATTGAGTTTCATCCGTTCATTGGTCACTGCCGCTTCAGAGATTGCCGCCACCGCAACGAACCGGGCTGCGCTTTACTTGAAGCAGTCGAGGCAGGCAAGATTCATCCAGAACGTTTTGCCAGCTATCGACGCATTCTCGATAGCTTAAACGCATAA
- the orn gene encoding oligoribonuclease translates to MSEQTAENATPRDDLLVWIDLEMTGLDPNKERIIEVATLITDADLNVVAEGPVIAVKQPDSQLAQMDDWNQKTHGESGLVARVKASTVTAAEAEQQTLDFLRHYVVSGSSPMCGNSIHQDRRFLEREMPDLWAFFHYRNLDVSTVKELAKRWNPGALAGFKKQNVHLAMDDIKESIAELAHYRSTFLRLETVTDEEE, encoded by the coding sequence ATGAGCGAGCAAACTGCTGAGAACGCAACCCCGCGAGATGATTTGCTAGTGTGGATAGACTTGGAAATGACCGGTCTGGATCCAAATAAAGAGCGCATCATTGAAGTGGCCACACTGATTACCGATGCTGATTTAAACGTCGTAGCAGAAGGGCCTGTGATTGCGGTGAAGCAGCCTGACAGCCAACTGGCACAAATGGATGACTGGAATCAGAAGACCCACGGGGAAAGTGGGCTGGTGGCGCGCGTCAAAGCGAGCACGGTGACTGCTGCTGAGGCCGAGCAGCAAACGCTCGATTTTCTTCGCCACTATGTAGTGTCTGGCTCCTCGCCTATGTGTGGTAATAGCATTCATCAGGATCGGCGCTTCCTTGAGCGTGAAATGCCGGATCTTTGGGCGTTTTTCCATTACCGTAATTTGGACGTATCGACCGTTAAGGAGTTGGCCAAGCGCTGGAATCCAGGTGCTTTAGCAGGATTTAAAAAGCAGAATGTCCATTTGGCGATGGATGATATCAAGGAGTCAATTGCCGAGTTAGCTCACTATCGCAGTACGTTCTTACGCCTCGAAACGGTAACAGACGAAGAGGAGTAA
- the queG gene encoding tRNA epoxyqueuosine(34) reductase QueG has protein sequence MQSSTTFSLSDDDLTRLADLIKTWGRELGFQQVGITDTQLAAHETHLDAWLEKGYHGDMSFMAKHGTKRTRPEELEPGTQRVISVRMDYLPAEVESTKVLGQPSRAYVSRYALGRDYHKLMRKRLAQLAKNIEQEVGAFGYRAFVDSAPVMERALAQKAGLGWFGKNAMLLNPKAGSLFFLGELYTDLPLPTDAPFTQEHCGSCNACRTACPTGAIVDDKVVDSRKCISYLTIELHGAIPTEFRRAMGNRIYGCDDCQLVCPFTRFTRITQEDDFAPRHDLDRADLLSLFAWGEDEFLDKTAGSPIRRIGYERWLRNLAIGLGNAPWSRAVESALWARRAYPSSLVREHIAWALEEQRLKRGARIATEDA, from the coding sequence ATGCAAAGTTCCACCACCTTTTCACTATCTGATGATGACTTAACGCGTCTTGCGGACCTAATCAAGACCTGGGGCCGAGAGCTAGGTTTTCAGCAAGTAGGCATTACAGACACCCAGCTAGCGGCACATGAAACACACCTAGATGCCTGGCTTGAAAAAGGCTACCACGGTGACATGAGCTTTATGGCAAAACATGGCACCAAGCGCACCCGCCCGGAAGAGCTCGAACCCGGCACCCAGCGGGTTATCAGCGTGCGCATGGACTATTTACCCGCTGAAGTAGAAAGCACAAAGGTGCTTGGACAGCCTAGCCGCGCCTATGTTTCACGCTATGCACTGGGCCGCGACTATCATAAATTAATGCGCAAACGGTTGGCGCAGCTAGCCAAAAATATCGAACAGGAAGTCGGCGCGTTTGGCTATCGCGCGTTTGTAGACTCTGCCCCCGTCATGGAGCGCGCCTTAGCGCAAAAAGCAGGCCTTGGCTGGTTTGGTAAAAACGCTATGCTACTGAACCCCAAGGCAGGCTCACTTTTTTTCCTCGGCGAGCTGTATACCGACCTACCGCTACCTACCGATGCACCGTTTACTCAAGAACACTGCGGTAGCTGTAACGCTTGCCGCACCGCCTGCCCAACCGGCGCTATTGTTGATGATAAGGTCGTCGACTCGCGCAAATGCATCTCTTATCTCACCATTGAACTGCATGGGGCGATACCGACTGAATTTCGCCGCGCCATGGGCAATCGTATTTACGGTTGCGACGACTGCCAACTGGTGTGTCCTTTCACTCGCTTCACCCGCATTACCCAGGAAGATGACTTTGCGCCGCGTCATGACCTTGACCGCGCTGACCTTCTTAGCCTGTTTGCCTGGGGTGAAGACGAGTTCTTGGATAAAACAGCGGGCAGTCCTATTAGGCGCATTGGCTACGAACGCTGGCTGCGCAATCTCGCCATTGGCCTAGGCAATGCCCCTTGGAGTCGCGCTGTTGAGTCAGCCTTATGGGCAAGAAGAGCCTACCCAAGCAGCTTAGTGCGTGAGCACATTGCTTGGGCGCTCGAGGAGCAGCGCCTCAAGCGTGGTGCGAGAATTGCCACTGAAGACGCTTAG
- a CDS encoding bifunctional ADP-dependent NAD(P)H-hydrate dehydratase/NAD(P)H-hydrate epimerase produces MPTLSTSSLRPLYTAAQVRELDRRTIAGGIESFALMQRAASSAWHSFRSRWPQARSVTVLCGSGNNGGDGHVLAALAMQSGLKVQRISLRPLEALTGDVARAAELASAAGVGLDKWQPNTTLVGEVIVDALLGTGLAGDVAGEIKQVIEAINASHQPVLALDIPSGISADTGAVMGLAVEAACTVTFIGDKIGLHTGDAPAYTGEIDFRPLGVKAQAFFDIPPSAWRLDDELLGEVFTPRSRISHKGDLGHVAVMGGALGFGGAALLASQAAARLGAGKVSLATAPEHVTASLMRCPEVMAHGVRGGADAGQLPSQADVIVVGPGLGQGAWGQAILQSALQSDVPLIVDADALNLLASHWPDVRRDNWVLTPHPGEAARLLGCSVADIQADRPAAARALQRARGGVVILKGAGSLVAGPSGLVICPYGNPGMASGGMGDVLSGMLGTLVAQSDNIELGAWLGVVVHAQAGDEAAKTAGERGLLASDLASYARVLINP; encoded by the coding sequence GTGCCCACGTTAAGTACTTCCTCGCTACGCCCCCTTTATACAGCGGCTCAAGTGCGTGAGCTTGATCGGCGTACGATAGCCGGTGGCATTGAGAGTTTTGCTTTAATGCAGCGGGCGGCCTCAAGTGCGTGGCACAGTTTCCGCTCCCGCTGGCCGCAAGCACGTAGCGTGACAGTGCTTTGCGGCAGTGGTAACAACGGTGGTGACGGTCACGTGCTCGCGGCGTTAGCGATGCAATCTGGGCTTAAAGTGCAGCGCATCTCACTTAGGCCTTTAGAGGCGTTAACGGGAGATGTTGCTCGGGCTGCGGAGCTGGCGTCGGCGGCGGGCGTTGGTTTGGATAAGTGGCAGCCAAACACCACGCTGGTTGGCGAGGTGATAGTTGATGCGCTACTGGGGACTGGATTGGCAGGTGATGTTGCCGGAGAAATAAAGCAGGTGATTGAGGCGATCAATGCATCGCATCAGCCAGTGTTGGCGCTGGATATTCCCTCTGGAATCTCAGCAGACACAGGGGCCGTCATGGGATTAGCCGTTGAGGCAGCCTGCACAGTGACGTTTATAGGCGATAAAATTGGCCTGCATACTGGCGATGCGCCCGCTTATACAGGTGAAATTGACTTTCGTCCGCTGGGTGTAAAGGCGCAGGCATTTTTTGATATACCGCCAAGCGCATGGCGTTTGGACGATGAGCTTCTTGGAGAGGTCTTCACGCCGCGCTCCCGTATTAGCCATAAAGGCGATCTAGGGCATGTAGCGGTAATGGGCGGCGCGCTAGGGTTTGGTGGTGCGGCATTGCTCGCTTCTCAAGCCGCTGCTCGTTTGGGCGCCGGTAAAGTCAGCTTAGCAACCGCACCTGAGCATGTGACGGCAAGTTTGATGCGCTGTCCTGAGGTCATGGCCCATGGTGTTCGCGGTGGCGCCGATGCAGGCCAGCTCCCTTCTCAGGCGGATGTGATTGTCGTCGGGCCAGGGTTGGGGCAGGGGGCTTGGGGGCAAGCGATCTTGCAGAGTGCCTTGCAGTCAGACGTGCCGTTGATCGTTGATGCGGATGCGCTCAACCTATTAGCCAGTCACTGGCCGGATGTACGTCGTGATAATTGGGTGTTAACACCGCACCCCGGTGAGGCTGCTCGATTGCTAGGCTGCTCAGTTGCGGATATTCAAGCGGACCGCCCGGCGGCTGCCCGAGCTCTCCAGCGGGCGCGAGGTGGCGTCGTGATTTTAAAGGGGGCGGGTAGTTTAGTGGCTGGCCCCAGCGGGTTAGTCATATGCCCTTATGGCAACCCTGGAATGGCCAGCGGTGGCATGGGCGATGTGCTTAGCGGCATGCTAGGTACACTGGTGGCCCAAAGCGATAATATAGAGCTCGGAGCATGGCTTGGGGTGGTGGTGCATGCTCAGGCAGGAGATGAAGCAGCTAAAACAGCGGGGGAACGTGGCCTGCTGGCAAGCGATCTGGCATCCTATGCACGAGTCTTAATTAACCCGTGA
- the tsaE gene encoding tRNA (adenosine(37)-N6)-threonylcarbamoyltransferase complex ATPase subunit type 1 TsaE: protein MQVQLNNEVAHVAFGEALGQALQGHGRVYLEGDLGAGKTTLTRGILRAYGYQGAVKSPTYTLVEPYELGTQRIYHLDLYRLADPEELEFIGGRDVLADEALCLIEWPSRGEGWLPAPDVRVVLEVADPGRLVTLTAETGLGERVISEMVSKRGSEQLESGVIQWL from the coding sequence ATGCAAGTGCAATTGAATAATGAAGTGGCCCACGTTGCCTTTGGTGAGGCATTGGGGCAAGCGCTACAAGGTCACGGGCGTGTTTATTTAGAGGGCGACTTAGGCGCAGGAAAAACAACATTGACGCGCGGTATATTGCGAGCTTACGGCTATCAGGGGGCCGTTAAAAGCCCTACCTATACGTTGGTAGAGCCCTATGAGCTGGGTACGCAGCGTATTTATCATTTAGATCTGTATCGTTTAGCAGACCCAGAAGAGCTTGAGTTTATTGGCGGGCGAGACGTGCTTGCCGATGAAGCGCTCTGTTTAATTGAGTGGCCGAGCCGAGGTGAAGGTTGGCTCCCCGCGCCTGATGTGCGAGTGGTGCTGGAAGTGGCTGATCCTGGACGTTTGGTTACGCTAACCGCAGAAACAGGCTTGGGTGAACGAGTGATAAGCGAGATGGTTAGCAAGCGTGGCAGTGAACAGCTTGAAAGTGGTGTAATTCAATGGCTATAA